One region of Enterobacter ludwigii genomic DNA includes:
- the gorA gene encoding glutathione-disulfide reductase, whose translation MTKHYDYIAIGGGSGGIASINRAAMYGQKCALIEAKELGGTCVNVGCVPKKVMWHAAQIREAIHMYGPDYGFDTTINHFDWDKLIASRTAYIDRIHTSYDNVLGKNNVDVIRGFARFVDAKTIEVNGETITADHILIATGGRPSHPNIPGVEYGIDSDGFFELPALPKRVAVVGAGYIAVELAGVINGLGAEAHLFVRKHAPLRSFDPLIVDTLVEVMNAEGPTLHTNAVPKAVVKNADGSLTLELEDGRSQTVDCLIWAIGREPANDNFNLAVTGVKTNDKGYIVVDKFQNTSVPGIYAVGDNTGAVELTPVAVAAGRRLSERLFNNKPEEHLDYSNIPTVVFSHPPIGTVGLTEPQAREQYGDDQVKVYKSAFTAMYTAVTSHRQPCRMKLVCVGPDEKIVGIHGIGFGMDEILQGFAVALKMGATKKDFDNTVAIHPTAAEEFVTMR comes from the coding sequence ATGACTAAGCATTATGACTACATCGCAATCGGCGGCGGCAGCGGCGGCATCGCCTCCATCAACCGTGCGGCCATGTATGGCCAGAAATGTGCGCTGATTGAAGCCAAAGAACTTGGCGGCACCTGCGTGAACGTGGGTTGTGTACCGAAGAAAGTGATGTGGCATGCGGCGCAGATCCGTGAAGCTATCCATATGTATGGCCCGGACTACGGCTTTGACACCACCATCAACCACTTCGACTGGGACAAACTGATCGCCAGCCGTACCGCCTACATCGACCGTATTCACACCTCGTACGACAACGTACTGGGTAAAAATAACGTCGACGTGATCCGTGGTTTTGCCCGCTTTGTGGACGCGAAAACGATCGAAGTGAACGGCGAGACGATCACTGCCGATCACATCCTGATCGCCACCGGCGGCCGTCCGAGCCACCCGAATATCCCGGGTGTGGAATACGGTATCGACTCCGACGGCTTCTTCGAACTGCCAGCCCTGCCAAAACGCGTTGCCGTGGTGGGCGCGGGTTACATTGCGGTTGAGCTTGCCGGCGTGATTAATGGTCTGGGTGCCGAAGCGCATCTGTTCGTGCGTAAACACGCACCGCTGCGTAGCTTTGACCCGCTGATCGTCGACACGCTGGTCGAAGTGATGAACGCCGAAGGCCCAACCCTGCACACCAACGCCGTACCAAAAGCGGTAGTGAAAAATGCAGACGGCAGCCTGACCCTGGAGCTGGAAGATGGCCGCAGCCAGACCGTCGATTGCCTGATCTGGGCGATTGGCCGTGAACCAGCGAACGATAACTTCAACCTGGCCGTCACGGGCGTGAAAACCAATGATAAAGGCTATATCGTCGTTGATAAGTTCCAGAACACCAGCGTACCGGGCATTTATGCTGTCGGTGATAACACCGGTGCGGTTGAGCTGACCCCGGTTGCCGTTGCAGCGGGTCGCCGTCTCTCCGAGCGTCTGTTTAACAACAAGCCGGAAGAGCATCTGGACTACAGTAATATCCCGACCGTGGTCTTCAGCCACCCGCCAATCGGCACCGTCGGCTTAACCGAGCCGCAGGCGCGCGAGCAGTATGGCGACGATCAGGTGAAAGTGTATAAATCCGCGTTTACCGCGATGTATACCGCTGTTACCTCTCACCGTCAGCCGTGTCGTATGAAGCTGGTGTGCGTTGGGCCAGACGAGAAGATTGTCGGTATTCACGGCATTGGCTTTGGCATGGATGAGATCCTGCAGGGCTTCGCGGTGGCGCTGAAGATGGGCGCAACGAAGAAAGACTTCGACAACACCGTGGCGATCCACCCGACGGCTGCGGAAGAGTTCGTGACCATGCGATAA
- a CDS encoding 23S rRNA (adenine(2030)-N(6))-methyltransferase RlmJ, with the protein MLSYRHSFHAGNHADVLKHTVQSLIIESLKEKEKPFLYLDTHAGAGRYQLSGEHAERTGEYLEGIARIWQQDDLPAELEPYIGVVNHFNRNGQLRYYPGSPLIARQLLREQDSIQLTELHPSDFPLLRAEFQKDNRARVDKADGYQQLKAKLPPVSRRGLVLIDPPYEIKTDYQAVVTGIHEGYKRFATGTYALWYPVVLRAQIKRMIKDLEATGIRKILQIELAVRPDSDQRGMTASGMIVINPPWKLEAQMNNVLPWLHKTLVPAGTGHATVSWIVPE; encoded by the coding sequence ATGCTCAGTTATCGCCACAGCTTCCACGCAGGCAACCACGCCGATGTCCTCAAACACACCGTTCAGAGTCTGATCATCGAATCACTCAAAGAGAAAGAGAAGCCGTTTCTCTATCTGGACACCCACGCGGGCGCGGGGCGCTATCAGCTGAGCGGCGAACACGCCGAGCGTACCGGTGAATATCTGGAAGGGATCGCCCGCATCTGGCAGCAGGATGACCTGCCAGCAGAACTGGAACCCTACATCGGTGTAGTGAACCATTTCAACCGCAACGGCCAGCTGCGTTACTACCCAGGTTCTCCGCTGATTGCCCGTCAGCTGTTGCGCGAACAGGACAGCATCCAGTTGACCGAGCTGCACCCAAGTGATTTCCCGCTGTTGCGCGCTGAATTCCAGAAAGATAACCGCGCTCGCGTGGATAAAGCCGATGGCTATCAGCAGCTGAAAGCCAAATTGCCGCCGGTTTCCCGTCGCGGCCTGGTGCTGATCGACCCGCCGTACGAAATCAAAACCGACTATCAGGCGGTGGTGACCGGCATCCACGAAGGTTACAAGCGCTTTGCGACCGGTACCTATGCCCTGTGGTACCCGGTGGTACTGCGCGCGCAAATCAAACGCATGATCAAAGACCTGGAAGCGACCGGCATCCGTAAAATCCTGCAGATTGAACTGGCGGTACGCCCGGATAGCGACCAGCGCGGTATGACCGCCTCCGGTATGATTGTCATCAACCCGCCGTGGAAGCTCGAAGCGCAGATGAATAACGTGCTGCCGTGGCTGCACAAAACGCTGGTGCCAGCGGGTACAGGCCACGCCACCGTCAGTTGGATCGTGCCTGAGTAA